The following proteins come from a genomic window of Coffea arabica cultivar ET-39 chromosome 11c, Coffea Arabica ET-39 HiFi, whole genome shotgun sequence:
- the LOC140016805 gene encoding uncharacterized protein, with protein sequence MHVILISVFIRQVLFFIRFMMTLYARASKSVISKNFLKVEVKLLFFASIHQSHCHPVFIGNTADLNSINFKDMSPVIYSVNKHSDSYFQNFILRTILEKPYVAGNSLWIFPDHYHADSELLIRVLNSIQEKPKVALKLFRWAEGKPGFKYSEFLFCTILDVLVQHGFMRSAYWVVERVVSVNLSSVMDVLIDGFLNSKVSVKVLDLALWVCTKKENVELCLLVFDKMMRNGLLPDVKNCNRILRVLRNRGFIGKAREVYRIMGKFGIKPTIVTYNTMLDSYCREGQVQEAVDLLSEMQRRGCFPNGVTYNVLINGLSKKGQFDQAKGLIQEMLNKGLTVSAYTYNPLISSYCANGMLVEALGLAKEMEMRGASPTLSTYNTLMYGLCKQGRVGDAWQWYPVVLKKNFVPDIVSYNILIYGYCRVGNAMAATFLLDELKRRKLIPTVVTYNTIIDGLCKLGNLEDARQLKDEMVDHGISPDVYTYTILVNGSCKAGRLSMAAEFFDEMLHKGLRPDRFAYTTRISSELKLGDASKAWTLQEEMLAKGFPPDMIVYNVFVGGICKMGNLNEAYAVLQKMVFDGLVPDHVTYTSIIHACLENGRVRKARELFHEMLSNGLSPTVVTYTVLIHAHAGLGRLELALMYFSEMQEKGIVPNVITYNALVNGLCKCRRLDQAYTYFSEMKTKGVIPNKYTYTILINGNIDLDNWMEALRLYIEMLDMGIKPDSCTHSALLKDLNKDYKLYAVQYLDYVVGK encoded by the coding sequence ATGCATGTAATcttaatttcagtttttatccgGCAAGTTCTCTTTTTTATCCGATTTATGATGACCCTTTATGCCAGAGCTTCAAAATCTGTCATCTCCAAGAATTTTCTAAAGGTTGAGgtaaagttattattttttgcCTCAATTCATCAGTCTCATTGCCACCCTGTGTTTATTGGTAATACTGCAGATTTAAATAGTATCAACTTTAAAGATATGTCTCCAGTTATATACTCAGTTAATAAGCATTCAGATAGTTATTTTCAGAATTTTATTTTGAGGACAATTCTTGAAAAGCCTTATGTTGCTGGGAATAGTTTATGGATTTTTCCTGACCATTATCATGCTGATTCTGAGCTGTTAATAAGGGTTCTTAATTCAATTCAAGAAAAGCCGAAAGTGGCCCTCAAATTGTTTAGGTGGGCTGAGGGGAAACCGGGGTTCAAGTATTCTGAGTTTCTGTTTTGTACGATTCTTGATGTTTTGGTACAGCATGGTTTTATGAGGTCTGCTTATTGGGTTGTGGAAAGGGTTGTAAGTGTGAATCTGAGTAGTGTAATGGATGTTTTGATCGACGGTTTTTTGAATTCGAAAGTTTCTGTTAAGGttcttgatttggctttgtGGGTTTGCACGAAAAAGGAGAATGTTGAGCTTTGTTTATTGGTTTTTGATAAGATGATGAGGAACGGGTTGTTGCCAGATGTTAAGAACTGTAATAGGATTCTCAGAGTGCTTAGGAATAGGGGTTTTATCGGGAAAGCCAGGGAGGTGTACAGAATCATGGGCAAGTTTGGTATCAAGCCAACGATTGTTACATATAATACAATGTTGGATTCTTATTGTAGAGAAGGGCAAGTGCAAGAAGCAGTGGATCTTCTTTCAGAAATGCAAAGGAGAGGGTGTTTTCCTAATGGTGTTACATATAATGTGTTGATTAATGGACTATCAAAGAAAGGGCAGTTTGACCAGGCTAAAGGGTTGATTCAAGAGATGTTGAACAAGGGATTGACGGTTTCGGCTTACACATATAACCCTTTAATATCTAGCTACTGTGCTAACGGAATGCTTGTTGAGGCGTTGGGCCTTGCTAAAGAGATGGAAATGAGAGGAGCTTCTCCTACACTATCTACATATAATACATTAATGTATGGCCTTTGCAAACAGGGAAGAGTTGGTGATGCCTGGCAATGGTATCCTGTGGTGTTGAAGAAGAATTTTGTTCCAGATATAGTGTCATACAATATTTTGATTTATGGCTATTGTCGAGTGGGTAATGCCATGGCTGCTACCTTCTTGTTAGATGAGTTAAAACGCAGGAAACTCATTCCTACAGTTGTTACGTACAACACAATTATTGACGGACTATGCAAACTTGGGAACTTAGAGGATGCAAGGCAGCTCAAGGATGAAATGGTTGATCATGGTATATCCCCTGATGTATATACCTATACGATTCTAGTAAATGGTTCTTGCAAGGCAGGACGCTTGTCTATGGCTGCAGAATTCTTCGATGAGATGTTGCATAAAGGCTTACGGCCTGACCGCTTTGCCTATACAACTCGAATATCCAGTGAATTGAAACTTGGTGATGCATCCAAGGCATGGACTCTGCAAGAAGAGATGCTTGCAAAAGGATTCCCACCTGATATGATAGTCTACAATGTTTTTGTGGGAGGGATCTGTAAGATGGGGAACTTAAATGAAGCATATGCAGTGTTGCAAAAGATGGTATTCGACGGCCTGGTGCCTGACCATGTCACCTACACAAGCATTATTCATGCTTGCTTGGAAAATGGGCGTGTTAGAAAAGCCCGGGAGTTATTTCATGAGATGTTAAGCAATGGCTTGTCTCCAACTGTTGTGACTTACACAGTACTGATTCATGCACATGCTGGTCTGGGAAGGCTAGAACTAGCACTTATGTACTTCTCAGAGATGCAGGAGAAGGGGATTGTGCCAAATGTGATAACATATAATGCACTGGTAAATGGTCTTTGCAAATGCAGAAGGCTCGATCAGGCTTACACGTACTTTTCtgaaatgaaaacaaaaggagTAATACCTAATAAATATACTTACACCATTTTAATAAATGGGAACATTGACTTGGATAATTGGATGGAGGCTTTGCGATTGTATATAGAAATGCTGGATATGGGAATAAAGCCTGATTCTTGCACACACAGTGCCTTGTTAAAAGATCTAAACAAGGACTATAAATTATATGCGGTGCAATACCTTGACTATGTAGTCGGGAAGTGA
- the LOC113717929 gene encoding palmitoyl-acyl carrier protein thioesterase, chloroplastic, translating into MACLSFSACSTVTCSSNRDGHEPNEQNISSVKINGTSCYPSAKVELSGQRNGDVTVASENLYISTQEVRQNIPTKKQLVDPFRQGLIIEEGVGYRQTVVIRSYEVGPDKTATLESVLNLLQETALNHVWMSGLLGDGFGATHGMMRNNLIWVVSRMQVQVDHYPIWGEIMEIDTWVGASGKNGMRRDWLLRSHATGLVFARATSTWVMMNRQTRRLSKMPDEVRAEISPWFIGQQAIKEDIPEKIEKLDDNAKYIISGLKPKRSDLDMNQHVNNVKYVWWMLEAIPDKFFENHQLSGIILEYRRECGSSDVVQSLCEPNEGGLIADGIQQDNNIRLLSGFSRSSGVIEGNGLLQSLNPGPSSYTHLLQAKGESRNEEILRGKTTWNRKINSLPLQG; encoded by the exons atggCATGCCTCTCTTTCTCGGCCTGTTCTACTGTTACATGCTCAAGCAATAGGGATGGCCATGAACCAAACGAGCAAAATATCAGTAGTGTCAAAATCAATGGCACTTCTTGCTATCCTTCTGCTAAGGTTGAATTATCAGGCCAAAGGAATGGAGATGTAACAGTTGCTTCTGAGAATCTTTACATCAGTACTCAGGAGGTTCGACAGAACATTCCAACAAAGAAGCAACTGGTTGATCCTTTTCGTCAAGGGCTGATTATTGAAGAGGGAGTTGGTTACAGGCAAACTGTTGTCATTCGATCATATGAAGTTGGTCCTGATAAAACTGCAACACTTGAGAGCGTACTCAACCTTCTTCAG GAAACAGCATTGAACCATGTATGGATGTCAGGCCTTCTTGGTGATGGATTTGGAGCAACACATGGTATGATGAGGAACAATCTTATTTGGGTTGTTTCAAGAATGCAAGTTCAAGTTGATCATTATCCAATTTG GGGTGAAATAATGGAAATAGACACATGGGTTGGAGCATCAGGAAAAAATGGCATGAGGAGGGACTGGCTGCTTCGAAGTCATGCCACAGGACTTGTTTTCGCTCGTGCAACAAG TACATGGGTGATGATGAACCGGCAAACTAGACGCCTGTCGAAAATGCCAGATGAAGTCAGGGCTGAAATCTCCCCATGGTTCATTGGGCAGCAAGCTATCAAGGAAGACATCCCAGAAAAAATTGAGAAGTTGGATGATAATGCAAAATATATCATTTCAGGCTTGAAG CCAAAAAGGAGTGATTTGGATATGAACCAGCATGTCAACAATGTCAAGTATGTTTGGTGGATGCTTGAG GCAATTCCTGACAAATTTTTCGAGAATCACCAGCTTTCTGGCATCATTCTAGAGTACAGGAGAGAGTGTGGAAGCTCAGATGTCGTCCAATCCCTCTGTGAGCCTAATGAAGGTGGACTTATTGCAGATGGAATTCAACAAGATAACAACATTCGTCTACTGAGCGGATTTTCACGGTCATCAGGAGTCATTGAAGGCAATGGACTGCTCCAATCTTTAAATCCAGGGCCATCCAGCTATACACATCTTCTCCAAGCAAAAGGAGAATccagaaatgaagaaattttaaGGGGAAAAACAACATGGAATAGAAAGATCAATAGCCTGCCTTTGCAGGGATGA